The genomic DNA ACAGAGTAATGTAGCAAATAAGTAAGTAACTAAGCCAGTAATAATAACAGGTTTTCTTCCATATCGATCTGATAAAATACCACAGACTAATGTTGACAATGCATAACCAATCATGTATATACTCAATGTAAGCTGTAGTTCACTACTATTAGTATTTAATACTTTAATCATGTGTGGTAAAGAAGGGATATACAATCCAATAGAAGCCTGAGGAATTGACACAAGTGTGATTAATGTAAAAATTAGTAAAATGTTATTTTTATTTTTCATTTTTATGATTCCTTAAGATAGATACAAATTCTTTTTCTTCTCGTATAGATTGATGAATTAAATTGGAAATATCTTCTGATATTTGTTTAGCATGCTTTGCAATCATTTCCATTGAGCTTGTAAAGTAATAAGTTCCGCAAGTAATATGTCCTAAAGCTCTTAGGTTTGTATCAGGTTGACCAGTTTTATTGATTAAAGCTCCAGTATCAAAATCGGTTTTTAATCCTCCATAATTATTAATAGTGGCATATCCATTGCTAATTAGTGAACCAATTAATCCACTTTTACAAGGACCAGAAAGATGTTTAGACGGACCAGTTGCATTGATAATCCAATCATAGTTTATGTATTTTCCATCATTAAATTGCACATAGAATGTATGATCCTTGAGGTAGTCAATATATACAACATCACTTCTCATGGAAAGTTGACCTTTATTCATTAAATCTAAAATCTTAGTTGCATTTACTAAAGGCATTGGATTTCTTCTGCTCATGAAAATTCGATCGTATTTATTTAAATAAATGCTTTTATCCTTATCATTCAAATAATGCCAATATTCTTCAATTATTTCATTTGTAGACATTAACACGGATTGCCAAGCACTCTGGTGTAAAATATTCTTTATTTCTTCTTCTAATTTCTTTTTAGCATTTGAATGATGTGATTTAGGGGCTAATATTGATTTCCATTCCAGACCAATTTCCTCAAACTCTTTCTTAATTAGTTTAGTAATATCTTTTAACTTAATTTGGCCATTTCTTTTTAGAAGGATTTGGTTCAGTGAATCTTGAGTCAAATATTTAAGTTTATGTGGCTTAGATTCTCCTCTTACAGAAGGAAGTTCTCCTTTTCTAGATAGCATGTCTATTTTTCCGTTATGTCCATTTTCCTTAAGAGCTAAACAAATATCAACAGCAGTTAAACTGGAACCTAATATAGCAATATAAGCATTTTTAGGAATTAAAGATACTGTTTGTTTAAGTGGGTAAGGGTCATATATGAACTGTGGCTGTCCATTTAAGTGATAATGATCATTTAATCTGGTATTACCTAAACATAACAACACTAGATCAAATTCTTGAATTTCACCGTCATGCGTCATAAGAACATAATTTCTTTCTTTCCTTAAATGTACTACCTCACTGAATTTAACACAAACTGTTATATTTTTCTTGATAGCTCTCTCTACACTTTCCTCAAAAACATTTTTTAAATATTCACCGAATACGCTTCTTGGTAAGAATTCCTCCTGTTCAAATCTTAATTTGTATCGGCTTTTATACCAATTCCAAAAGTGATCAGGCTCTTCAAAGATAATAGACATTTGCTTTGAATGCCTATTTAATAATAGAAAATCATAATCATCTTGATAGGCAATCCCCGGACCAACATAAGGTTTTTTTTCGTAAATGGTAATATTTACATTATTACCATTACATCCGTTATAATTAATCTTCATTGTAAGATAATTAAATAAGGAAATGCCTGCAGCACCACCTCCAACAATTGCGATAGATGTGATTGCTTCCTTCATATAGATTCCTCCTTTAAGGTGAACATGGTGATTTGTTATTTTAAATACCTTGTTAGTTAAGGATATCTTTTTTCGTAGTGATCTCTTAAAGACTAGAATCATTCAGTTCTTAAAGGATTCCTATTTTATATAGAGGGTAGATACAAGTACATATTTAATAGTTCCTCCTTTTTTGTAAGTTTTTTGTTACACACTTTAATTGAATCAGGTAAAAAAAATTTCCTTAATGCAAAATTTAAGCCTAGACTCAAAAAATGTCAATTGTTTTTTGAAAAAAATGTAAAATAGTTAGAAGATCATGGTAATAAAGTATGGTATAAAAAACACAAAAC from Bacillus methanolicus MGA3 includes the following:
- a CDS encoding FAD/NAD(P)-binding protein — encoded protein: MKEAITSIAIVGGGAAGISLFNYLTMKINYNGCNGNNVNITIYEKKPYVGPGIAYQDDYDFLLLNRHSKQMSIIFEEPDHFWNWYKSRYKLRFEQEEFLPRSVFGEYLKNVFEESVERAIKKNITVCVKFSEVVHLRKERNYVLMTHDGEIQEFDLVLLCLGNTRLNDHYHLNGQPQFIYDPYPLKQTVSLIPKNAYIAILGSSLTAVDICLALKENGHNGKIDMLSRKGELPSVRGESKPHKLKYLTQDSLNQILLKRNGQIKLKDITKLIKKEFEEIGLEWKSILAPKSHHSNAKKKLEEEIKNILHQSAWQSVLMSTNEIIEEYWHYLNDKDKSIYLNKYDRIFMSRRNPMPLVNATKILDLMNKGQLSMRSDVVYIDYLKDHTFYVQFNDGKYINYDWIINATGPSKHLSGPCKSGLIGSLISNGYATINNYGGLKTDFDTGALINKTGQPDTNLRALGHITCGTYYFTSSMEMIAKHAKQISEDISNLIHQSIREEKEFVSILRNHKNEK